From Streptomyces griseorubiginosus, one genomic window encodes:
- a CDS encoding transglutaminase family protein: protein MTRRLRIEHVTEVAYAQPAASSHNEVRMTPLTLPAQTTLDARVTVNPTTPTWTYWDYWGTQVTGFDLMDPHGRLTITASSLVETTPPEPLPAAPSWAEVAERVAHSRLLEFASPTGRTTVPAKLAKKARKAAAGLDPHETALAVSALVAGRVSYLPGATSVNTSPAEAWEQGAGVCQDITHLTVAMLRAVGLPARYVSGYLHPEREAELHRPVAGQSHAWIEYWAGDWCGYDPTNGVRADESHVVVARGRDYDDVTPHKGIYRGVPGGPPEVTVEFTRVA, encoded by the coding sequence ATGACCCGCCGCCTCCGGATCGAGCACGTCACCGAGGTGGCGTACGCCCAGCCCGCCGCCTCGTCCCACAACGAGGTCCGGATGACCCCGCTGACCCTGCCGGCCCAGACCACCCTGGACGCCCGGGTCACCGTCAACCCGACCACGCCGACCTGGACGTACTGGGACTACTGGGGCACCCAGGTCACCGGCTTCGACCTGATGGACCCGCACGGCCGGCTCACCATCACGGCCTCCAGCCTGGTCGAGACGACCCCGCCGGAGCCGCTGCCGGCCGCGCCCAGCTGGGCCGAGGTGGCCGAACGCGTCGCGCACTCCCGCCTGTTGGAGTTCGCGAGCCCCACGGGCCGTACGACGGTTCCGGCGAAGCTGGCCAAGAAGGCCCGCAAGGCCGCGGCGGGCCTGGACCCGCACGAGACGGCGCTCGCGGTGTCGGCGCTGGTCGCCGGCCGGGTGTCGTACCTGCCCGGCGCGACCAGCGTGAACACCTCCCCCGCGGAGGCCTGGGAGCAGGGCGCGGGCGTCTGCCAGGACATCACCCACCTGACCGTCGCGATGCTGCGGGCCGTCGGCCTGCCGGCCCGCTACGTCTCCGGCTACCTCCACCCGGAGCGCGAGGCCGAGCTGCACCGGCCCGTCGCCGGGCAGAGCCATGCCTGGATCGAGTACTGGGCGGGCGACTGGTGCGGCTACGACCCCACCAACGGCGTGCGCGCCGACGAGTCCCACGTGGTGGTGGCCCGGGGCCGCGACTACGACGACGTGACCCCGCACAAGGGGATCTACCGCGGCGTGCCGGGCGGGCCGCCGGAGGTCACGGTGGAGTTCACGAGGGTGGCCTGA
- the dnaJ gene encoding molecular chaperone DnaJ: protein MSTKDFIEKDYYKVLGVPKDATEAEIKKAYRKLAREFHPDANKGNAKAEERFKEISEANDILGDPKKRKEYDEARTLFGNGGFRPGPGGAGGSFNFDLGDLFGGGAQGGGQGAGGFGGGLGDVFGGLFNRGSSGTTRVQPRRGQDIDTEVTLSFTEAIEGATVPLRMSSQAPCKACSGTGDANGNPRVCPTCVGTGQVARGSGGGFSLTDPCPDCKGRGLMAENPCEVCKGSGRAKSSRTMQVRIPAGVSDNQRIRLRGKGAPGERGGPAGDLYVTVHVAAHPVFGRKGDNLTVTVPVTFSEAALGGEVRVPTLGGPAVTLKLPPGTPNGRTMRARGKGAVRKDGTRGDLLVTVEVSVPTELSGKARDALEAYREATVGEDPRAELFQAAKGA, encoded by the coding sequence ATGAGCACCAAGGACTTCATCGAGAAGGACTACTACAAGGTCCTCGGCGTCCCCAAGGACGCCACCGAGGCCGAGATCAAGAAGGCGTACCGCAAGCTCGCCCGCGAGTTCCATCCGGACGCCAACAAGGGCAACGCCAAGGCCGAGGAGCGCTTCAAGGAGATCTCCGAGGCCAACGACATCCTCGGTGACCCCAAGAAGCGCAAGGAGTACGACGAGGCCCGCACCCTGTTCGGCAACGGCGGTTTCCGTCCGGGGCCGGGCGGCGCGGGCGGCTCCTTCAACTTCGACCTGGGCGACCTCTTCGGAGGCGGCGCCCAGGGCGGGGGCCAGGGAGCCGGCGGCTTCGGCGGCGGACTCGGAGACGTCTTCGGGGGCCTGTTCAACCGGGGCAGCTCGGGAACTACGCGCGTCCAGCCGCGGCGCGGGCAGGACATCGACACCGAGGTCACCCTCAGCTTCACCGAGGCGATCGAGGGAGCGACGGTCCCGCTCAGGATGTCCTCGCAGGCCCCCTGCAAGGCCTGTTCGGGCACCGGTGACGCCAACGGCAACCCGCGCGTCTGCCCGACCTGCGTCGGCACCGGCCAGGTGGCGCGGGGCTCCGGCGGAGGGTTCTCCCTCACCGACCCCTGCCCCGACTGCAAGGGCCGCGGCCTGATGGCGGAGAACCCCTGCGAGGTCTGCAAGGGCTCCGGGCGGGCCAAGTCCTCCCGGACCATGCAGGTCCGCATCCCGGCCGGGGTCTCCGACAACCAGCGGATCCGGCTGCGCGGCAAGGGCGCGCCGGGCGAGCGCGGCGGACCCGCGGGCGACCTGTACGTCACCGTGCACGTCGCCGCGCACCCCGTCTTCGGCCGCAAGGGCGACAACCTCACGGTGACGGTCCCGGTGACCTTCTCCGAGGCGGCGCTCGGCGGTGAGGTCAGGGTGCCGACGCTGGGCGGTCCCGCGGTGACGCTGAAACTGCCGCCGGGCACCCCCAACGGCCGCACCATGCGGGCACGGGGCAAGGGCGCGGTCCGCAAGGACGGCACCCGGGGCGATCTGCTGGTCACCGTCGAGGTGAGTGTCCCGACCGAGCTGTCGGGGAAGGCTCGTGACGCGCTGGAGGCGTATCGCGAGGCGACCGTGGGTGAGGACCCACGGGCGGAGCTGTTCCAGGCCGCGAAGGGAGCATGA
- a CDS encoding PA14 domain-containing protein, with protein MKSASRTTAGAVVLATAGTLFTVTASPASAATTCASPVFKRQFYANTSFSGTPKKTDCDDAIDQNWSGAPASGLPKDNFGVRWSVTRDFGSGGPFALNATGLDGIRVYVDGVRRIDLWKNVSTTVKKTANVTVPSGKHTLRVDYANWTGTAKVKVTYTPRTTADVDKVKPLTPTGTSVAYDKTTRKTKVAWAKNKEMDLAGYKLYRRLKGTSFGSKPVATTTGTSYTDSTPPTGATYYYEVRAYDKAGNTSGGTADQPVTTVDTTPPAAPFLEMDSCPVGRPYAAPELVTTAENAADIALYEMQRLDPVTNTWTTVYTGTKGAICDTGYAADGSKVTYRGRARDAVGNWSAYSAATTFTTSDLTPPATAADARVEYRSGVPHVVWSAVDGAASYQVLQYDPATGGWLDALPGATGNTPTTTTGTDVVPRQLVAVADSYRYAVRSVDAKGNAAAPVEATLTMADRPEAIAPFSTTAHRFDEGVMIEWSSADPWTFGEDRPLLTYRLARTDKATGERSVVAACKPDSSQDLPLTDPKTYWTWNTGDAPDYAGPRQINGVCWDVSGASETTYDYTVVTIDPYGHESQPGPAATATTPDTVRPAPVQNLAAEQIPLGVRLTWTPPADDDVQGYRIWEGVTDPETGETQWKENCWTGSSLSKTEILCPILPDGSTHTYKVAATDGSPLIDAYAGPAAFHPAELSVTLPDTRPPGWTGTTVREDQYPTVDVGCDETDGLGDCARLTDYRVERWDPDRAAYVTLHTAKVGTPTLYVDYTVHEDLLGLYYYRVVFTDASGTEQAVRQQAYGIWESWL; from the coding sequence ATGAAGTCAGCCAGCCGCACGACCGCCGGCGCGGTGGTCCTCGCCACCGCCGGCACCCTGTTCACCGTGACCGCGTCCCCGGCCTCGGCCGCGACGACCTGCGCCTCCCCGGTGTTCAAGCGCCAGTTCTACGCGAACACGTCCTTCTCCGGCACCCCGAAGAAGACCGACTGCGACGACGCGATCGACCAGAACTGGAGCGGCGCACCCGCCTCCGGCCTCCCGAAGGACAACTTCGGCGTGCGCTGGAGCGTGACCCGCGACTTCGGCTCCGGCGGCCCCTTCGCGCTCAACGCCACCGGCCTGGACGGCATCCGCGTCTACGTCGACGGCGTCCGCAGGATCGACCTCTGGAAGAACGTCTCCACCACGGTCAAGAAGACCGCCAACGTCACCGTCCCGTCCGGCAAGCACACCCTGCGCGTCGACTACGCCAACTGGACCGGCACCGCCAAGGTCAAGGTCACCTACACCCCCCGCACCACCGCCGACGTCGACAAGGTCAAGCCCCTCACGCCGACCGGCACTTCGGTGGCGTACGACAAGACCACCCGCAAGACCAAGGTCGCCTGGGCGAAGAACAAGGAGATGGACCTCGCCGGGTACAAGCTGTACCGGCGGCTCAAGGGAACGTCGTTCGGCAGCAAGCCCGTCGCGACGACGACCGGCACGTCGTACACCGACAGCACGCCGCCCACCGGCGCCACCTACTACTACGAGGTCCGCGCCTACGACAAGGCCGGCAACACCTCGGGCGGCACCGCCGACCAGCCCGTCACCACCGTGGACACGACCCCGCCCGCGGCGCCGTTCCTGGAGATGGACTCGTGCCCGGTGGGCCGGCCCTACGCGGCACCGGAGCTGGTGACCACCGCGGAGAACGCGGCCGACATCGCCCTCTACGAGATGCAGCGGCTCGACCCCGTCACCAACACCTGGACCACCGTGTACACGGGGACCAAGGGAGCGATCTGCGACACCGGTTACGCCGCCGACGGCAGCAAGGTCACCTATCGCGGCCGGGCCCGGGACGCCGTCGGGAACTGGTCCGCGTACTCGGCGGCCACCACCTTCACCACGTCCGACCTGACTCCGCCCGCCACCGCCGCCGACGCGCGCGTCGAGTACCGGTCGGGGGTTCCGCACGTGGTCTGGTCGGCCGTCGACGGGGCGGCCTCGTACCAGGTCCTCCAGTACGACCCGGCGACCGGCGGCTGGCTCGACGCGCTGCCCGGCGCCACCGGCAACACCCCGACCACCACCACGGGGACCGACGTGGTGCCGCGTCAGCTGGTCGCGGTCGCCGACAGCTACCGGTACGCGGTGCGCTCGGTGGACGCGAAGGGCAACGCGGCCGCCCCGGTGGAGGCCACACTGACCATGGCCGACCGGCCCGAGGCGATCGCACCGTTCAGCACCACCGCGCACCGTTTCGACGAGGGGGTGATGATCGAGTGGAGCAGCGCCGACCCGTGGACCTTCGGCGAGGACAGGCCCCTGCTCACCTACCGGCTCGCCCGCACCGACAAGGCGACCGGCGAGCGCAGCGTGGTGGCCGCGTGCAAGCCCGACAGCTCGCAGGACCTGCCCCTGACGGACCCGAAGACGTACTGGACCTGGAACACCGGCGACGCCCCCGACTACGCCGGTCCCCGGCAGATCAACGGCGTCTGCTGGGACGTCTCCGGCGCCTCCGAGACGACGTACGACTACACGGTCGTGACGATCGACCCGTACGGCCATGAGTCGCAGCCCGGCCCCGCCGCCACCGCGACCACGCCGGACACCGTGCGCCCGGCCCCGGTGCAGAACCTGGCCGCCGAGCAGATCCCCCTCGGTGTACGCCTGACCTGGACTCCGCCCGCCGACGACGACGTCCAGGGCTACCGGATCTGGGAGGGCGTCACCGACCCGGAGACCGGCGAGACGCAGTGGAAGGAGAACTGCTGGACGGGCAGTTCCCTGTCCAAGACCGAGATCCTCTGCCCGATCCTGCCCGACGGCAGCACCCACACCTACAAGGTGGCCGCCACCGACGGCTCCCCCCTCATCGACGCGTACGCGGGGCCCGCCGCGTTCCACCCCGCCGAGCTCTCCGTCACCCTGCCCGACACCCGTCCGCCGGGCTGGACCGGGACCACGGTCCGTGAGGACCAGTACCCGACCGTGGACGTCGGCTGCGACGAGACGGACGGCCTCGGCGACTGCGCCCGGCTGACCGACTACCGCGTGGAGCGCTGGGACCCGGACCGGGCCGCCTATGTCACCCTCCACACCGCCAAGGTCGGCACGCCCACGCTGTACGTGGACTACACCGTGCACGAGGACCTGTTGGGGCTGTACTACTACCGCGTGGTGTTCACCGACGCCTCGGGCACCGAGCAGGCCGTACGGCAGCAGGCGTACGGCATCTGGGAAAGCTGGCTCTGA
- a CDS encoding heat shock protein transcriptional repressor HspR, with the protein MDGRRRNPYELTEETPVYVISVAAQLSGLHPQTLRQYDRLGLVSPDRTAGRGRRYSARDIELLRTVQQLSQDEGINLAGIKRIIELENQVAALQSRVAELQAAVEGAAAAMQQREAAVHASYRRDLVPYQEVQQTSALVVWRPKRAKD; encoded by the coding sequence GTGGACGGTCGTCGACGCAACCCGTATGAACTGACCGAGGAGACCCCGGTCTACGTCATCTCGGTGGCGGCCCAACTCTCCGGCCTGCACCCGCAGACACTGCGCCAGTACGACCGCCTCGGCCTGGTCTCCCCGGACCGCACGGCCGGGCGGGGCCGGCGCTACTCGGCCCGCGACATCGAACTGCTGCGCACCGTCCAGCAGTTGTCGCAGGACGAGGGCATCAACCTCGCCGGCATCAAGCGCATCATCGAACTGGAGAACCAGGTCGCGGCGCTCCAGTCGAGGGTGGCCGAACTCCAGGCCGCCGTCGAGGGCGCGGCCGCGGCGATGCAGCAGCGCGAGGCGGCGGTGCACGCGTCGTACCGCCGCGACCTGGTGCCGTACCAGGAGGTCCAGCAGACCAGCGCGCTGGTGGTGTGGCGGCCGAAGAGGGCCAAGGACTAG
- a CDS encoding circularly permuted type 2 ATP-grasp protein: protein MADIFDAYALADAWDEMFERPGEVRTAYEPVLAALQPIEPSELRFRADQMARTFTDRGVTYAFAGEERPWPLDLVPRILDALEWDLVQRGVSQRVRALEAYLADAYGPARAFEDGVVPWRLLLNSPHFHRAAQGIEPVGGVRIHVAGIDLVRDEQGDFRVLEDNVRVPSGVSYVIENRRAMTRVFPSLFAEQHVLPVDGYAQKLLAALRAAAPDGVQDPRVVVLTPGPNNAAYFEHALLARLMGVQLVEGHDLVCRGNRVWMRTTRGEVPVHVVYRRLDDDFLDPLHFRPDSVIGCPGILGAAMAGHVTLANAVGNGIADDKLLYTYVPDLIRYYLSEEPILPNVESFRPDEPGQLEAVLDQIDQLVVKPVDGAGGQGIVIGPKADRETLERTREAVRKDPRGFIAQRPVALSTSPTLAGERMAPRHIDLRPFAVNDGSDIWVLPGGLTRVALQEGNLIVNSSQGGGSKDTWVLAEGPAEPPPPAPGTAPLDIAPRQHGPDGSPTVVQEGAQQ from the coding sequence ATGGCGGACATATTTGACGCGTACGCGCTGGCCGACGCGTGGGACGAGATGTTCGAGCGGCCGGGTGAGGTCAGGACCGCCTATGAGCCGGTACTGGCAGCGCTCCAGCCGATCGAACCGAGTGAACTCAGGTTCCGGGCCGACCAGATGGCCCGGACGTTCACCGACAGGGGCGTGACCTACGCCTTCGCGGGCGAGGAACGGCCCTGGCCGCTGGACCTCGTGCCCAGGATCCTCGACGCCCTCGAATGGGATCTCGTACAACGCGGGGTGAGCCAGCGGGTCAGGGCCCTGGAGGCCTACCTCGCCGACGCCTACGGACCCGCCCGTGCCTTCGAGGACGGGGTGGTGCCCTGGCGGCTGCTGCTGAACTCCCCGCACTTCCACCGGGCCGCCCAGGGGATCGAGCCCGTGGGCGGCGTACGCATCCATGTCGCCGGCATCGACCTCGTCCGGGACGAACAGGGCGACTTCCGGGTCCTGGAGGACAACGTCCGGGTGCCCAGCGGGGTGTCGTACGTGATCGAGAACCGGCGCGCGATGACCCGTGTCTTCCCGTCCCTGTTCGCCGAACAGCATGTGCTGCCCGTCGACGGTTACGCGCAGAAGCTGCTCGCCGCCCTGCGCGCGGCCGCCCCCGACGGGGTCCAGGACCCCCGGGTCGTCGTCCTGACCCCCGGGCCCAACAACGCCGCCTACTTCGAACACGCCCTGCTCGCCCGGCTGATGGGCGTCCAGTTGGTCGAGGGCCACGACCTGGTGTGCCGGGGCAACCGGGTGTGGATGCGCACGACCCGAGGCGAGGTGCCCGTCCATGTCGTATACCGGCGCCTGGACGACGACTTCCTCGACCCGCTGCACTTCCGCCCCGACTCGGTGATCGGCTGCCCGGGCATCCTCGGCGCGGCCATGGCGGGCCATGTCACCCTCGCCAACGCGGTCGGCAACGGCATCGCGGACGACAAGCTGCTCTACACCTACGTCCCGGACCTGATCCGCTACTACCTCTCCGAGGAACCGATTCTGCCCAACGTGGAGTCGTTCCGCCCGGACGAGCCTGGCCAGTTGGAAGCCGTGCTGGACCAGATCGACCAGCTGGTCGTGAAGCCGGTCGACGGGGCCGGCGGGCAGGGCATCGTCATCGGCCCGAAGGCCGACCGCGAGACCCTGGAGAGGACCCGTGAGGCCGTCCGCAAGGACCCCCGCGGCTTCATCGCCCAGCGCCCGGTCGCCCTGTCCACCTCTCCCACCCTCGCGGGTGAACGCATGGCGCCCCGCCACATCGACCTGCGTCCCTTCGCCGTCAACGACGGCAGCGACATCTGGGTCCTGCCCGGCGGCCTGACCCGGGTCGCCCTCCAGGAGGGCAACCTGATCGTCAACTCCAGCCAGGGCGGCGGCTCCAAGGACACCTGGGTGCTCGCCGAGGGCCCCGCCGAGCCGCCGCCGCCCGCGCCCGGCACGGCCCCCCTCGACATCGCGCCACGCCAGCACGGTCCCGACGGCTCCCCCACCGTCGTACAGGAAGGGGCACAGCAGTGA
- the grpE gene encoding nucleotide exchange factor GrpE produces the protein MTEETPGFDEKPDVPSGATDDAEPKAAASSSEAGAAPAGDASAQIAGLTAQLDQSRKALDERTADLQRLQAEFQNYRRRVERDRITVKEIAIANLLTELLPVLDDIGRAREHGELLGGFKSVAESLETVAAKMGLQQFGKEGEPFDPTIHEALMHSYAPDVTETTCVAILQPGYRIGERTIRPARVAVAEPQPGAQTVKDESETGEEKDNSSEEG, from the coding sequence GTGACGGAGGAGACCCCGGGCTTCGACGAGAAGCCCGACGTCCCCTCCGGCGCCACCGACGACGCCGAGCCGAAGGCCGCCGCCTCCTCCTCGGAGGCGGGGGCGGCCCCGGCCGGGGACGCAAGTGCCCAGATCGCCGGCCTGACGGCCCAGCTGGACCAGTCGCGCAAGGCGCTCGACGAGCGCACCGCGGACCTCCAGCGGCTCCAGGCCGAGTTCCAGAACTACCGCCGCCGCGTGGAGCGGGACCGGATCACGGTCAAGGAGATCGCCATCGCGAACCTCCTGACCGAACTCCTGCCCGTGCTCGACGACATCGGCCGCGCGCGGGAACACGGTGAGCTGCTCGGCGGGTTCAAGTCCGTCGCGGAGTCGCTGGAGACCGTCGCGGCGAAGATGGGTCTGCAGCAGTTCGGCAAGGAGGGCGAGCCCTTCGACCCGACGATCCACGAGGCCCTGATGCACAGTTACGCGCCCGACGTCACCGAGACGACGTGCGTGGCGATTCTCCAGCCGGGGTATCGCATCGGCGAGCGCACCATCCGCCCCGCGCGGGTGGCGGTCGCCGAACCGCAGCCCGGCGCGCAGACGGTCAAGGACGAGTCCGAGACCGGCGAGGAGAAGGACAACAGCTCTGAAGAGGGCTGA
- a CDS encoding alpha-E domain-containing protein has product MNDVILSRIAEALIWTGRYVERADATGRILDAYLHRMLEDPWRDEDAACRSLYAILGMDAGGQPCDMQRVLDQLAFDARSTASIEGALGAARLNARSAREAVSSEMWECLNSTWHALADQRLAARRTGPYAYLELVRRRAALFFGLADSTMSRDDSWRFVVLGRSLERVDMTVRLLSVRVLDAAHAPDWPTLLSASGADEAYARLYGGFGDTPRVAEFLLLDRDFPRSALHALTTAEECLTALGRPRQDPARRPIGRMRTRLEYLDLHALEEQLPLLLRDLQTACMASAEAVAERFFPYQGPVEWAQEGAGR; this is encoded by the coding sequence GTGAACGACGTGATCCTCTCCCGGATAGCCGAGGCCCTGATCTGGACCGGCCGCTACGTCGAGCGGGCGGACGCCACCGGGCGGATCCTCGACGCCTACCTCCACCGGATGCTGGAGGACCCCTGGCGCGACGAGGACGCGGCCTGCCGGTCGCTGTACGCGATCCTCGGCATGGACGCCGGCGGCCAGCCCTGCGACATGCAGCGGGTGCTGGACCAGCTGGCCTTCGACGCCCGTTCGACGGCGTCCATCGAGGGCGCGCTCGGCGCCGCCCGGCTGAACGCCCGCAGCGCCCGGGAGGCCGTCTCCTCGGAGATGTGGGAGTGCCTCAACTCCACCTGGCACGCGCTCGCCGACCAGCGGCTCGCGGCCCGCCGTACCGGCCCCTACGCCTATCTGGAGCTCGTACGGCGGCGCGCGGCCCTCTTCTTCGGGCTCGCCGACTCCACCATGAGCCGCGACGACAGCTGGCGCTTCGTGGTGCTCGGCCGGAGTCTGGAGCGGGTGGACATGACCGTACGGCTGCTGTCGGTCCGGGTGCTCGACGCGGCCCACGCGCCCGACTGGCCGACCCTGCTGAGCGCGTCCGGCGCCGACGAGGCGTACGCGCGCCTGTACGGCGGCTTCGGCGACACCCCGCGGGTGGCCGAGTTCCTGCTCCTGGACCGGGACTTCCCGCGCTCCGCGCTGCACGCCCTGACGACGGCGGAGGAGTGCCTGACCGCGCTCGGGCGCCCCCGCCAGGACCCCGCGCGCCGCCCGATCGGCCGGATGCGGACCCGCCTCGAATACCTCGACCTGCACGCCCTGGAGGAGCAACTCCCCCTGCTGCTCCGCGACCTGCAGACCGCGTGCATGGCCTCCGCGGAAGCGGTGGCGGAGCGGTTCTTCCCGTACCAGGGGCCCGTCGAGTGGGCCCAGGAAGGAGCCGGACGATGA
- a CDS encoding sugar ABC transporter substrate-binding protein, with translation MRRIAIAVAASTMSLSLAACGALGAASGSEASPTKGDDITVGVLMPEKTNTRYEEFDYPIIQKKVAQLTDKKGKTVYANGEANAKKQAAQMQEMIDQKVDVILLDAVDSHAIAGMVEKAKDAGIPVIAYDRLAEGPIDGYVSFDNELVGEVQGRSLVEALGSDIDTSDKIVMINGSPSDPNAGQFKAGAMSELNGKVTIAEQYDVDGWKPEVAQKDMTQAISAIGKGNIKAVYSANDAMAGAAIQAMEDAGMTKIPPITGQDAELAAVQRIVSGEQYMSVYKPYPDEAEAAAEMAVTKIQGKDIQFDALATDSVDSPTNKDIPAQLVQVVALTKDNIKSTVVKDGIYTVKDICTSEYKSACAAAGLS, from the coding sequence ATGCGTCGTATCGCCATAGCCGTGGCAGCGTCCACGATGTCCCTCTCGCTGGCCGCCTGCGGGGCGCTCGGCGCCGCGAGCGGGAGCGAGGCGAGCCCGACCAAGGGCGACGACATCACCGTGGGTGTGCTGATGCCGGAGAAGACGAACACCCGCTACGAGGAGTTCGACTACCCGATCATCCAGAAGAAGGTCGCGCAGCTCACGGACAAGAAGGGCAAGACGGTCTACGCCAACGGCGAGGCCAACGCGAAGAAGCAGGCCGCGCAGATGCAGGAGATGATCGACCAGAAGGTCGACGTCATCCTGCTGGACGCGGTCGACTCGCACGCCATCGCGGGCATGGTGGAGAAGGCCAAGGACGCCGGCATCCCGGTCATCGCCTACGACCGGCTCGCCGAGGGTCCGATCGACGGGTACGTCTCCTTCGACAACGAACTCGTCGGCGAGGTCCAGGGCCGTTCCCTCGTCGAGGCGCTCGGCTCCGACATCGACACCTCCGACAAGATCGTCATGATCAACGGCTCGCCCTCCGACCCGAACGCCGGACAGTTCAAGGCGGGCGCGATGTCCGAGCTCAACGGCAAGGTGACGATCGCCGAGCAGTACGACGTCGACGGCTGGAAGCCGGAGGTCGCGCAGAAGGACATGACGCAGGCGATCAGCGCGATCGGCAAGGGCAACATCAAGGCCGTGTACTCCGCCAACGACGCCATGGCCGGCGCCGCCATCCAGGCGATGGAGGACGCGGGCATGACGAAGATCCCGCCGATCACCGGCCAGGACGCGGAGCTGGCCGCGGTGCAGCGGATCGTGTCCGGCGAGCAGTACATGAGCGTCTACAAGCCGTACCCGGACGAGGCCGAGGCCGCCGCCGAGATGGCCGTGACCAAGATCCAGGGCAAGGACATCCAGTTCGACGCCCTCGCCACGGACAGCGTCGACAGCCCCACCAACAAGGACATCCCGGCCCAGCTCGTCCAGGTCGTCGCGCTGACGAAGGACAACATCAAGAGCACGGTCGTCAAGGACGGCATCTACACCGTCAAGGACATCTGCACCTCGGAGTACAAGAGCGCCTGCGCGGCGGCGGGGCTGTCCTAG